The Sphingobium aromaticiconvertens genome has a segment encoding these proteins:
- a CDS encoding PQQ-dependent sugar dehydrogenase — translation MHRPIAFILPLILIACTNENANSQNVATASTEKPFRTQVVADFDSPWATTFLPDGRMLVTEKKGELILFDPRNTHSGWDGKQQVDMEGGPTVDSTGQGALMDVVPHPDFARNGIIYLSWSEQGPGGKGVALGMGKLTEKQVTCVRAPCPAQPSLADFKTIFRATPYVEGDGHYSGRIAFSPDGKYLFFTNGERQKFDPAQDPKATLGKVLRLNLDGTPAKGNPLAAKGFHPAIWSYGHRNLLGIAFDSEGRLWEQEMGPQGGDEVNLIKPGLNYGYPKVSNGSHYGGRDIPDHAPGDGFEAPKLWWNPVISPGGLTYYSGKLFPAWKGSLFIGGLSSQSLVRVKLDGENASKADQWDMGARIRDVEQGPDGALWLIEDGDTSQGRLLKLTPLS, via the coding sequence ATGCACCGTCCCATAGCATTTATCCTGCCCCTGATCCTGATTGCCTGCACAAACGAAAACGCAAACAGCCAGAATGTCGCAACGGCATCGACCGAAAAGCCCTTCAGGACGCAAGTGGTCGCCGATTTCGATTCCCCCTGGGCCACAACTTTCTTGCCCGACGGGCGGATGCTAGTGACGGAGAAGAAGGGAGAGCTCATATTGTTCGATCCCCGGAACACGCACAGTGGCTGGGACGGTAAGCAGCAGGTCGACATGGAGGGCGGCCCAACGGTCGATAGCACCGGCCAGGGCGCGTTGATGGATGTCGTGCCGCACCCGGATTTCGCCCGTAACGGGATAATCTATCTCAGTTGGTCGGAGCAGGGACCGGGGGGCAAGGGCGTCGCGCTGGGCATGGGCAAGCTGACCGAAAAGCAGGTCACTTGCGTGCGCGCGCCCTGCCCTGCCCAACCCAGCCTTGCCGATTTCAAAACCATCTTTCGCGCCACCCCCTATGTCGAGGGCGACGGCCATTATTCGGGCCGCATAGCCTTTTCGCCGGATGGCAAATATCTGTTCTTCACCAATGGCGAGCGGCAGAAATTCGATCCCGCGCAGGACCCCAAGGCAACGCTGGGCAAGGTGTTGCGCCTGAACCTGGACGGCACGCCGGCCAAGGGTAATCCGCTGGCCGCGAAGGGCTTCCACCCGGCCATCTGGTCTTATGGCCACCGCAACCTGCTGGGGATCGCGTTCGATTCTGAAGGACGATTGTGGGAGCAGGAAATGGGACCACAGGGCGGGGACGAAGTGAACCTCATCAAGCCGGGCCTCAATTACGGTTATCCCAAAGTATCGAACGGCAGCCATTATGGCGGTCGTGACATTCCCGATCATGCGCCAGGGGACGGATTTGAGGCGCCCAAACTGTGGTGGAACCCGGTAATTTCACCCGGCGGGCTTACCTATTATTCCGGCAAGCTGTTCCCGGCCTGGAAGGGATCGCTGTTCATCGGCGGGCTGTCGAGCCAATCGCTGGTGCGAGTGAAGCTGGACGGCGAGAATGCGTCAAAGGCCGACCAGTGGGACATGGGCGCACGTATTCGCGATGTCGAACAGGGACCGGACGGCGCGCTGTGGCTGATCGAGGATGGCGACACGTCGCAAGGTCGCCTGCTCAAGCTAACGCCCCTCTCTTAA
- the nusA gene encoding transcription termination factor NusA, giving the protein MANAISANRAELIAIANSVASEKMIDKAIVIEAMEDAIQRAARARYGAENDIRAKLDPDSGDLRLWRVVEVVEMVEDYFKQVDLKQAQKLQKDAVVGDFIVDPLPPIDLGRIDAQSAKQVIFQKVRDAERDRQFEEFKDRVSEIITGVVKSVEFGHVVVNLGRAEGVIRRDQQIPREVVRVGDRIRSIILNVRRENRGPQIFLSRAHPDFMKKLFAQEVPEIYDGVIEIKAAARDPGSRAKIGVISHDSSIDPVGACVGMKGSRVQAVVQEMQGEKIDIIPWSEDTATFVVNALQPAQVARVVIDEEEERIEVVVPDDQLSLAIGRRGQNVRLASQLTGKAIDIMTEADASEKRQKEFVSRSELFQNELDVDETLSQLLVAEGFGELEEVAYVSIDELASIEGFDDDLAAELQNRAQEALDRREVVAREERQALGVEDALAAMPHLTEAMLVTLGKAGIKTLDDLADLATDELVQKKRVDPRRRKSDTSEDKGGILAQYGLNEEQGNEIIMAARAHWFEGEEA; this is encoded by the coding sequence ATGGCCAACGCCATTTCTGCCAACAGGGCCGAGCTGATCGCCATTGCCAATTCGGTGGCCAGCGAGAAGATGATCGACAAGGCGATCGTCATTGAGGCGATGGAGGACGCTATCCAGCGCGCCGCCCGTGCCCGTTATGGCGCAGAGAATGACATTCGTGCGAAGCTGGACCCCGACAGCGGCGACCTGCGTTTGTGGCGTGTTGTCGAAGTGGTCGAGATGGTCGAGGATTATTTCAAGCAGGTCGATCTCAAGCAGGCGCAGAAGCTGCAAAAGGATGCCGTGGTCGGCGACTTCATCGTCGATCCATTGCCTCCGATCGATCTGGGTCGCATCGACGCCCAGTCGGCCAAGCAGGTCATCTTCCAGAAGGTGCGCGACGCCGAGCGTGATCGCCAGTTCGAAGAGTTCAAGGACCGCGTCAGCGAGATCATCACCGGCGTCGTCAAGTCGGTCGAATTTGGTCATGTCGTCGTCAATCTGGGCCGGGCCGAAGGCGTTATCCGCCGTGACCAGCAGATCCCGCGCGAAGTCGTTCGCGTCGGTGATCGCATCCGCTCGATCATCCTGAACGTGCGCCGCGAAAATCGCGGGCCGCAGATTTTCCTGTCCCGCGCGCATCCCGACTTCATGAAGAAGCTGTTCGCGCAGGAAGTCCCCGAAATCTATGACGGCGTGATCGAGATCAAGGCTGCTGCCCGTGACCCCGGCAGCCGTGCCAAGATCGGCGTCATCAGCCATGACTCGAGCATCGACCCGGTCGGCGCCTGCGTCGGTATGAAGGGCAGCCGCGTGCAAGCCGTCGTGCAGGAAATGCAGGGCGAAAAGATCGACATCATTCCCTGGTCGGAAGATACGGCGACCTTCGTCGTTAACGCCCTCCAGCCCGCACAGGTCGCCCGCGTCGTTATCGATGAGGAAGAAGAGCGTATCGAGGTGGTCGTCCCCGACGATCAGTTGTCGCTCGCCATCGGTCGTCGCGGCCAGAATGTTCGCCTCGCCAGCCAGTTGACCGGCAAGGCGATCGATATCATGACCGAGGCTGACGCGTCTGAGAAGCGCCAGAAGGAATTCGTGTCCCGCTCCGAACTGTTCCAGAACGAGCTGGACGTGGACGAGACGCTGTCGCAGTTGCTGGTGGCAGAGGGCTTTGGCGAGCTGGAAGAGGTTGCCTATGTCAGCATCGACGAGCTGGCCTCGATTGAAGGCTTCGATGATGACCTCGCCGCCGAGTTGCAGAATCGCGCGCAGGAAGCTCTGGATCGCCGCGAAGTCGTCGCCCGCGAAGAGCGTCAGGCTCTGGGTGTCGAGGATGCGCTGGCTGCTATGCCGCATCTCACCGAAGCCATGCTGGTGACGCTGGGCAAGGCCGGCATCAAGACGCTGGACGACCTCGCCGATCTCGCCACCGACGAACTGGTGCAGAAGAAGCGCGTCGATCCGCGTCGCCGCAAGAGCGACACGTCCGAGGACAAGGGCGGCATACTCGCCCAATATGGCCTCAACGAAGAGCAGGGCAACGAGATCATCATGGCTGCGCGTGCGCATTGGTTTGAAGGCGAGGAAGCGTAA
- a CDS encoding PadR family transcriptional regulator: MHFHHHHHGAMRHCREAMRHGMEDGFGHGRGGRHGRGEGGLFGGGGFGGGRGGGRRRLFSGDELKLVLLTLIAAEPRHGYDLIREIEGLSGGGYVPSPGVVYPTLTLMADMGLIAEQPGEGSRKLFAITDSGAAYLTEQVEQKDEAMARLAMLAKRAERTDGASIRRALHNLSIAIQQRLEKEGADAETKFDIASLIDEAASKIERLK, translated from the coding sequence ATGCATTTTCATCATCATCATCATGGCGCCATGCGCCACTGCCGCGAAGCGATGCGCCACGGCATGGAGGACGGCTTCGGTCATGGTCGGGGCGGACGCCATGGGCGCGGGGAAGGTGGCCTTTTCGGCGGCGGCGGTTTCGGTGGGGGACGGGGCGGCGGACGCCGGCGGCTCTTTTCGGGCGACGAACTGAAACTCGTCCTGCTCACGCTGATTGCCGCTGAACCGCGTCACGGCTATGACCTGATCCGCGAGATCGAGGGGCTGTCGGGCGGCGGCTATGTACCCAGCCCCGGCGTTGTCTATCCGACGCTGACCTTGATGGCGGACATGGGCCTGATCGCCGAGCAACCGGGGGAGGGCAGCCGCAAGCTGTTCGCCATCACCGATTCGGGCGCTGCCTATCTGACGGAGCAGGTGGAGCAGAAGGACGAGGCAATGGCCCGCCTTGCGATGCTGGCCAAGCGGGCGGAGCGCACCGACGGGGCGTCCATTCGCCGCGCTCTGCACAATCTGTCGATCGCTATCCAGCAGCGTCTCGAAAAGGAAGGGGCTGATGCCGAGACGAAGTTCGACATTGCCTCGCTGATCGATGAGGCTGCCAGCAAGATTGAGAGGTTGAAATGA
- a CDS encoding thymidine kinase, whose product MAKLYFYYSSMNAGKSTMLLQSSFNYRERGMETMLWTAGVDDRYRAHHITSRIGLDAAAHGFGPDTDIEAVVAAQHARAPIACVMVDEAQFLDRAQVLQLARLCDRLDIPVLCYGLRTDFRGELFEGSAALLGLADTLAEIKTVCHCGRKATMNLRVDEAGQAVVAGAQTQIGGNDSYIALCRRHFMERAYG is encoded by the coding sequence ATGGCCAAGCTGTATTTCTACTATAGCTCCATGAATGCGGGCAAATCGACCATGTTGCTCCAGTCCAGCTTCAACTATCGCGAGCGGGGCATGGAGACGATGCTGTGGACGGCGGGGGTGGATGATCGTTATCGCGCGCATCATATCACCTCGCGCATCGGTCTTGACGCGGCTGCCCATGGCTTTGGCCCGGACACGGACATAGAAGCAGTGGTTGCGGCCCAGCATGCACGGGCGCCGATTGCCTGCGTCATGGTGGATGAAGCGCAGTTTCTTGATCGCGCTCAGGTGTTGCAGTTGGCGCGCCTGTGCGACCGGCTCGATATCCCGGTGCTTTGCTATGGCCTGCGGACGGACTTTCGGGGTGAACTGTTCGAGGGGAGCGCGGCGCTGCTTGGCCTTGCCGACACCCTGGCCGAGATCAAGACGGTCTGCCACTGCGGACGCAAGGCGACCATGAACCTGCGGGTGGACGAAGCGGGGCAGGCCGTGGTTGCAGGTGCGCAGACGCAGATCGGCGGCAATGACAGCTATATTGCGCTGTGCCGACGCCATTTCATGGAGCGCGCATATGGCTGA
- a CDS encoding DUF448 domain-containing protein: protein MTERRCILSGDRADPETLVRLALGPAGEILPDVRAKAPGRGAWVGVSHDALEKAQANGKLKGALARAFKTGEFAVPDDLPALIEGALRQDLLSRLGLESKASMLLTGSEKIDVAARKGQVKLLLHAADAAADGNRKLDQALRVGQEAEGSDLAGLVLPVDRGALSMAMGRENVVHIAVTDSKAASRLRAAVGRLESYLGCATQAPARQEALATDEPGASGGTI from the coding sequence ATGACCGAACGGCGTTGCATTCTTTCCGGCGATCGCGCCGATCCTGAAACTCTGGTCCGGCTGGCGCTAGGTCCGGCGGGCGAGATATTGCCCGATGTCCGCGCCAAGGCGCCCGGCCGGGGTGCATGGGTCGGCGTTTCCCATGATGCGCTGGAAAAGGCGCAGGCCAATGGCAAGCTGAAGGGCGCGCTGGCGCGGGCTTTCAAGACCGGCGAATTCGCAGTACCTGACGATTTGCCGGCATTGATCGAGGGTGCGCTGCGGCAGGATCTGCTGAGTCGTCTGGGACTGGAGTCAAAGGCCTCCATGCTGCTGACCGGTTCGGAAAAGATCGACGTTGCTGCGCGCAAGGGACAGGTCAAGCTCCTGCTCCACGCCGCGGACGCTGCCGCTGACGGTAATCGCAAACTCGATCAGGCGCTGCGCGTAGGACAAGAGGCTGAGGGTAGCGATTTGGCTGGCCTCGTCTTGCCTGTGGACCGGGGCGCCCTATCTATGGCAATGGGGCGCGAGAATGTCGTCCACATCGCGGTGACTGATTCCAAGGCAGCATCGCGCCTGCGTGCGGCGGTTGGCCGCTTGGAAAGCTATCTGGGTTGCGCTACGCAAGCGCCCGCACGTCAGGAGGCCCTTGCCACCGACGAGCCGGGCGCTTCAGGCGGTACGATATAG
- the rimP gene encoding ribosome maturation protein RimP: MSEDIAALTQLIEPEVKALGFDLVRVKLFGAGDERTLQIMAERRDTRQLVIEDCAAISRRLSDVFDEVDPIEEAYRLEVSSPGIDRPLTRLHDFSDWAGFEARITVHEAVEGRKTLKGRLMRLEGETIFFQDAKLGDVTIEYPNVDGAKLVLTDALISATMPLSSQGADDIETEE; this comes from the coding sequence ATGTCGGAAGACATCGCCGCACTGACACAGTTGATTGAGCCGGAGGTGAAGGCCCTGGGCTTTGACCTCGTGCGCGTAAAGCTGTTTGGTGCGGGTGACGAGCGCACGTTGCAGATCATGGCCGAGCGGCGCGACACGCGCCAACTGGTGATCGAGGATTGCGCCGCCATCTCGCGCCGCCTGTCGGATGTATTCGATGAAGTCGATCCGATCGAGGAGGCCTATCGGCTGGAGGTCAGCTCCCCCGGCATCGACCGGCCGCTGACGCGACTCCATGATTTTTCCGACTGGGCGGGCTTCGAGGCACGGATCACTGTGCATGAAGCTGTCGAGGGGCGTAAGACGCTCAAGGGCCGGTTGATGCGGCTGGAGGGGGAGACGATCTTCTTTCAGGACGCCAAGCTTGGTGACGTGACGATCGAATATCCCAATGTCGACGGCGCGAAGCTGGTGCTGACCGATGCATTGATTTCTGCTACCATGCCGCTCTCTTCCCAGGGTGCGGACGATATCGAAACCGAAGAATAA
- the rbfA gene encoding 30S ribosome-binding factor RbfA, with the protein MAHPNQPEGPSVRLLRVGEQVRHILSEILTRGDVHDDVLAKHMVSVTEVRMSPDLRHATIFIKPLLGKEEAAVLKALRTNTAYLQREVATRVGLKYAAKLKFLADDSFDEGSHIDKLLRQPKVARDLQEPDEEA; encoded by the coding sequence ATGGCACATCCGAACCAACCCGAAGGCCCGTCTGTCCGCTTGCTCCGCGTGGGCGAGCAGGTACGTCATATCCTCTCGGAAATCCTCACGCGCGGCGATGTGCATGACGATGTGCTTGCCAAGCATATGGTCAGCGTGACCGAGGTTCGCATGTCGCCGGATCTGCGCCACGCCACGATTTTCATCAAGCCGCTGCTGGGCAAGGAAGAGGCCGCGGTGCTGAAGGCGCTGCGTACCAACACCGCCTATCTCCAACGTGAGGTGGCGACGAGGGTCGGCCTGAAATATGCGGCGAAGCTGAAGTTCCTGGCGGATGACAGTTTTGACGAAGGCAGTCATATCGACAAGCTTCTGCGCCAGCCCAAGGTTGCCCGTGACCTTCAGGAACCGGACGAAGAGGCGTAG
- a CDS encoding 4-oxalocrotonate tautomerase family protein, whose translation MPFVDIRLAGSATREQKAALVADITQSLVERLGKPAAAVQINITELSTENYGAGGILVADRAPAPLSTLIREDANVADTPQ comes from the coding sequence ATGCCATTCGTCGATATCCGTCTGGCTGGCAGCGCCACCCGCGAGCAGAAAGCCGCGCTGGTTGCTGACATCACCCAGTCGCTCGTGGAGCGTCTGGGAAAGCCGGCGGCTGCGGTGCAGATCAACATCACCGAACTGTCGACGGAAAATTATGGTGCAGGCGGCATCCTGGTCGCGGACCGCGCCCCCGCACCTCTCAGCACTCTCATAAGGGAGGACGCCAATGTTGCGGACACTCCCCAATGA
- a CDS encoding alpha/beta hydrolase yields MRTIELLAMLALAVPAAADARDAAVHRAVIADPAPDARYPAGMSAFVIPAQDGAMNAVLYTAAGAAPHPTLLLLHGFPGNEQNLDLAQAARRAGWHVLTLHYRGSWGSPGRFSFGGAAQDARTALAFLRDPAAITKYRIDPGAIAVAGHSMGGFMAADAAADDPKVAGLFLLDPWDPSQTAASLSDPKAAADWRAEMAGDLPPLNGATADSLTGEISGDPARFDLGRRLVAFGQRPLTIIGAERGIGAQARKVTGDAQSANPTARLMVWPTDHSFSDSRIALADALVRWLALIAPTVR; encoded by the coding sequence ATGCGGACGATCGAGCTTTTGGCGATGCTGGCACTGGCGGTTCCCGCCGCCGCCGATGCGAGGGACGCTGCCGTCCATCGCGCCGTGATCGCGGACCCCGCGCCCGATGCCCGCTATCCCGCCGGAATGAGCGCCTTCGTCATCCCCGCGCAGGACGGGGCGATGAACGCGGTTCTCTACACCGCCGCCGGGGCGGCCCCGCATCCGACTCTGCTTCTGCTCCACGGTTTTCCGGGCAATGAGCAGAATCTGGACCTCGCCCAAGCCGCGCGGCGCGCTGGCTGGCACGTCCTGACGCTCCATTATCGTGGATCATGGGGCAGTCCGGGGCGCTTTTCCTTCGGCGGCGCGGCGCAGGATGCGCGCACGGCGTTGGCCTTCCTGCGCGATCCCGCAGCGATCACGAAATATCGGATCGACCCCGGCGCCATCGCGGTCGCGGGGCATAGCATGGGCGGCTTCATGGCCGCCGATGCCGCCGCTGACGATCCCAAGGTTGCGGGCCTCTTCCTGCTCGATCCATGGGATCCCTCGCAGACCGCCGCGTCGCTCTCCGACCCGAAAGCTGCCGCCGACTGGCGCGCGGAGATGGCGGGCGATCTGCCGCCACTCAATGGCGCAACCGCTGACAGCCTGACTGGCGAGATCAGCGGCGATCCGGCCCGCTTCGACCTTGGCCGCCGCCTCGTGGCCTTTGGACAGCGCCCGCTGACCATCATTGGCGCGGAAAGGGGCATCGGCGCTCAGGCGCGCAAGGTCACGGGGGACGCGCAATCGGCCAATCCGACAGCGCGCCTGATGGTATGGCCCACCGACCACAGCTTCTCTGACAGTCGCATCGCTCTGGCCGATGCGCTAGTCCGCTGGCTTGCCCTGATCGCACCGACGGTCCGCTGA
- the infB gene encoding translation initiation factor IF-2 — protein MSDSKEDKPVLGRKPLGIKRTVESGQVQQQFSHGRKNTVVVEVKRRRILGKPGEGGAPTPQADLVPEATPEAAAPAPAAATSAPVPAPPPAPVVRRAPPPAAPVRAAPASILSRKELQDKLLREAEEARMTALEEARRREDAARLAAQENEKRRAEENRAAAEAPPQVEQPAAPVEQAAPVVEAAPAAASEPVAVAVEAAPTTADAERPADTASTVPPPRRFTPVTPVKRPEPAKPDRNKRGDDNRRQSGKLTVTKALADDDSARARSLAALKRAREKERRAHYSGGSAPREKQSRDVIVPESITVQELANRMAEKGADLVKSLFKMGTAVTLNQAIDQDTAELLVEEFGHRIQRVSEADVEIGIEGEADAVETLKSRPPVVTIMGHVDHGKTSLLDALRGTHVVAGESGGITQHIGAYQVTTKSGDVITFLDTPGHEAFSEMRARGANVTDIVILVVAADDGLMPQTIEAINHTKAAGVPMIVAINKIDKPEANAQKVRERLLEHEIVVEDMGGDVQDVSVSALKGTGLDELIEKILLQAELMELTANPDRAAEGNVIEAQLDKGRGAVATVLVRKGTLKVGDTFVIGAESGKVRALVNDKGQQVKTAGPSTPVAVLGLSGVPMAGDQMTVVENEARAREVAAYRQEQITRKRTTSAPTNFENLFSALNTTMIEYPVVVKGDVQGSVEAIVSSLNRISTDEIKVRILQSGVGAITESDVTLAAASRAPLIGFNVRPNAKARQMAEREKISLRYYDVIYDLIEEVRNEMAGQLAPERIETIVGRAEIRDVFSAGKHGKAAGLLVTEGTIRKALKARITRDDVITYQGEIASLRRFKDDVAEVRAGLECGVTFTQNFVDIKAGDFLETFEVEERARTL, from the coding sequence ATGAGTGACAGCAAGGAAGACAAGCCGGTTCTGGGTCGCAAGCCTTTGGGCATCAAGCGCACCGTGGAATCCGGCCAGGTGCAGCAGCAGTTCAGCCATGGCCGTAAGAATACGGTCGTGGTCGAGGTGAAGCGGCGCCGTATCCTGGGCAAGCCGGGTGAGGGCGGTGCGCCCACGCCGCAGGCCGATCTCGTGCCTGAAGCCACGCCCGAGGCTGCCGCGCCTGCTCCGGCCGCCGCGACGTCGGCACCTGTGCCTGCGCCGCCGCCTGCTCCGGTTGTTCGACGGGCCCCGCCGCCCGCTGCGCCGGTGCGCGCCGCGCCAGCATCCATATTGTCGCGCAAGGAATTGCAGGACAAGCTGCTGCGTGAGGCTGAAGAAGCCCGCATGACCGCGCTGGAAGAGGCGCGCCGTCGTGAGGATGCTGCTCGTCTGGCTGCGCAGGAAAATGAAAAGCGCCGTGCCGAGGAAAATCGCGCCGCTGCCGAAGCGCCACCGCAGGTCGAACAGCCTGCCGCACCGGTCGAGCAAGCCGCGCCTGTCGTCGAGGCAGCGCCCGCTGCCGCGAGCGAACCTGTGGCCGTTGCTGTCGAAGCCGCGCCAACTACTGCCGACGCAGAGCGTCCGGCCGACACGGCGTCGACCGTGCCGCCGCCGCGTCGCTTTACGCCGGTTACGCCGGTCAAGCGCCCCGAACCGGCCAAGCCCGATCGCAACAAGCGTGGCGACGATAACCGTCGTCAGTCCGGCAAGCTGACCGTTACCAAGGCGCTGGCTGATGATGACAGCGCGCGCGCTCGTTCGCTGGCTGCGCTGAAGCGCGCCCGCGAAAAGGAACGCCGCGCCCATTATTCGGGCGGTTCCGCGCCGCGTGAAAAGCAGTCGCGCGATGTTATCGTGCCTGAAAGCATCACGGTGCAGGAACTGGCGAACCGCATGGCCGAAAAGGGCGCGGATCTCGTCAAGTCGCTGTTCAAGATGGGCACCGCCGTCACCCTCAACCAGGCGATCGACCAGGATACGGCCGAGTTGTTGGTGGAAGAGTTCGGCCACCGCATCCAGCGTGTGTCCGAAGCCGACGTCGAAATCGGTATCGAGGGCGAGGCCGATGCGGTCGAGACGCTGAAGTCCCGGCCCCCGGTCGTGACCATCATGGGCCATGTCGACCACGGCAAGACCTCGCTGCTTGATGCGTTGCGTGGAACCCATGTGGTTGCGGGCGAAAGCGGTGGCATCACCCAGCATATCGGCGCCTATCAGGTGACGACGAAGAGTGGCGATGTCATCACCTTCCTCGACACGCCGGGTCACGAGGCTTTCTCGGAAATGCGCGCGCGTGGCGCCAACGTCACTGACATCGTTATTCTGGTGGTGGCGGCCGACGATGGGCTGATGCCGCAGACGATCGAGGCGATCAACCATACCAAGGCGGCCGGCGTGCCGATGATCGTGGCGATCAACAAGATCGACAAGCCGGAAGCCAATGCGCAGAAGGTTCGCGAACGCCTGCTCGAACATGAAATCGTGGTCGAGGATATGGGTGGCGACGTGCAGGACGTTTCCGTCTCCGCGCTCAAGGGCACGGGGCTGGACGAACTGATCGAGAAGATCCTGCTCCAGGCCGAACTGATGGAGTTGACCGCCAACCCCGATCGCGCCGCCGAAGGCAATGTGATCGAGGCGCAACTGGACAAGGGCCGTGGGGCGGTTGCCACCGTGCTGGTCCGCAAGGGGACGCTCAAGGTCGGTGACACCTTCGTCATCGGTGCGGAAAGCGGCAAGGTTCGTGCGCTGGTCAATGACAAGGGCCAGCAGGTCAAGACCGCCGGCCCCTCGACCCCGGTCGCGGTTCTGGGCCTGTCGGGCGTGCCGATGGCGGGCGACCAGATGACGGTCGTCGAAAATGAGGCTCGCGCTCGTGAGGTCGCGGCCTATCGTCAGGAGCAGATCACTCGCAAGCGCACGACCAGTGCGCCGACCAACTTTGAGAACCTTTTCTCGGCTCTCAATACCACGATGATCGAATATCCGGTCGTGGTGAAGGGCGACGTGCAGGGTTCCGTGGAAGCCATCGTCAGTTCGCTGAACCGCATCTCGACGGACGAGATCAAGGTTCGCATTCTGCAATCGGGCGTGGGCGCGATCACCGAAAGCGATGTGACGCTGGCCGCTGCCAGCCGCGCGCCGCTGATCGGCTTCAACGTGCGTCCCAATGCCAAGGCGCGCCAGATGGCCGAGCGCGAGAAGATCAGTCTGCGTTATTATGACGTGATCTATGACCTGATCGAGGAAGTCCGCAACGAAATGGCGGGGCAACTCGCCCCCGAGCGGATCGAGACGATCGTTGGCCGCGCCGAAATCCGGGATGTTTTCTCGGCTGGCAAGCATGGCAAGGCGGCGGGTCTGCTCGTCACCGAAGGCACGATCAGAAAGGCGCTCAAGGCGCGCATCACCCGCGACGATGTCATCACCTATCAGGGCGAAATCGCATCACTGCGGCGCTTCAAGGACGATGTCGCCGAAGTGCGCGCTGGCCTGGAATGCGGTGTCACCTTCACGCAGAATTTTGTGGACATCAAGGCGGGCGACTTCCTCGAAACCTTCGAGGTCGAGGAACGCGCACGGACGCTGTAA